The Thermoclostridium stercorarium subsp. stercorarium DSM 8532 genome contains a region encoding:
- a CDS encoding GH36-type glycosyl hydrolase domain-containing protein → MRYGYFDEKAREYVITRPDTPTPWINYIGNGKYGGIVTNTGGGYSFHKDPQNRRITRYRYNNLPTDRPGRYIYVRDRLTGEYWNPGYQPVQRKLDSYRCRHGMGYTVLEGEYKGIAADVTYFVPDDRDFEIWLVQIRNLCHVERNLQVFSYAEFCFWDAIMDQQNVDWVQQINQGRYEDRLITWHPHHFKDACAFFATNAEINSFDTNLEAFIGRYRCESNPIAVETGACSNSVSYRMNGVGAFCIDVNLKPGEEREIIFILGFTENKSTIRDEIRDYLNVEYAKEALKRLKDSWEEYLDKLQIETPDRETNLFVNTWNQYQCKITFNWSRFVSMYQLGLGRGIGIRDSAQDTLGVMHSIPELAGGLIKRLIHCQYTDGRVYHLFFPLTGEGGIGDAPVVKFDWYSDDHLWLPIAANAYLKETANFDFLESVVPYNDNKTEGTVWEHLNRAMEFTYNHRGPHGLALIGRADWNDTLNLDMGNGIAESVFTSMLFCRAALEMIQMAEYTGQKDLATKYRYWYDEMKKAINEWCWDGEWYIRAFDDEGNVLGSGKNRYGKIFINSQSWAVLSMVAPEEYAKKCLESVYRHLNTKYGIVKVYPAYPEYNPKIGGMTTYPPGAKENGGIFAHTNPWVMIAECMMGNGRRAYQYYRQILPLTRNDDADLLEVEPYVYCQNILGKEHPQFGIGRNSWLTGTAAWNMVAVSQYILGIRPEYDGLTVDPCIPPDWKGFKVRRIFRGCVYNIEVRNPEGVSRGVKKIVVDGVETDKIPVKPAGTVCECVVIMG, encoded by the coding sequence ATGCGGTATGGCTATTTTGATGAAAAAGCCCGCGAATATGTTATTACAAGACCCGATACTCCGACACCATGGATAAACTACATAGGCAACGGGAAATACGGAGGCATAGTTACAAACACCGGAGGCGGCTACAGTTTTCACAAGGACCCACAGAACAGAAGAATTACAAGATACAGATACAACAATCTCCCCACCGACAGGCCGGGCAGGTATATTTACGTCCGCGACAGGCTGACGGGCGAATACTGGAATCCCGGCTATCAGCCCGTGCAGAGAAAACTCGACTCTTACAGGTGCAGGCATGGAATGGGTTATACTGTTCTCGAAGGGGAGTACAAGGGCATTGCAGCCGATGTGACCTATTTTGTACCCGATGACAGGGACTTTGAAATCTGGCTTGTACAAATCAGAAACCTCTGCCATGTTGAAAGAAACCTTCAGGTCTTCAGTTACGCCGAATTCTGTTTCTGGGATGCCATAATGGATCAGCAGAATGTGGACTGGGTTCAGCAGATAAACCAGGGAAGGTATGAAGACAGGCTTATAACGTGGCATCCGCATCATTTTAAGGACGCATGCGCATTCTTTGCCACAAATGCCGAAATAAACAGTTTTGATACCAATCTTGAGGCGTTTATCGGAAGATACCGCTGCGAATCTAACCCCATCGCCGTGGAAACAGGGGCATGTTCCAATTCCGTGTCTTACAGAATGAACGGTGTCGGTGCGTTTTGCATCGACGTAAATTTAAAACCGGGGGAAGAGCGGGAAATTATATTTATTTTGGGCTTTACCGAAAACAAGAGTACAATAAGGGACGAAATCCGCGATTACCTTAACGTGGAATATGCAAAAGAAGCTCTAAAAAGGCTAAAGGACTCCTGGGAGGAATATCTGGACAAACTGCAGATTGAAACCCCCGATCGGGAAACCAATCTCTTTGTTAACACATGGAATCAGTATCAGTGCAAAATAACCTTCAACTGGTCAAGATTTGTATCGATGTACCAGCTGGGGCTGGGAAGGGGAATAGGGATCAGGGACAGCGCCCAGGACACGCTCGGCGTTATGCATTCAATACCCGAGCTGGCAGGCGGGCTTATTAAACGGTTAATTCACTGCCAGTATACCGACGGGCGTGTTTATCATCTGTTTTTCCCTTTGACAGGCGAAGGCGGGATCGGTGACGCCCCAGTTGTGAAATTTGACTGGTATTCCGATGATCATCTGTGGCTGCCCATCGCCGCAAACGCATATCTGAAGGAAACGGCGAATTTCGATTTTTTGGAAAGTGTTGTGCCGTATAACGACAATAAAACCGAAGGTACCGTATGGGAGCATCTCAACAGGGCCATGGAATTCACATACAACCACCGCGGACCGCACGGCCTTGCCCTTATAGGCAGAGCCGACTGGAACGATACCCTGAACCTGGATATGGGAAACGGAATAGCCGAAAGTGTTTTTACTTCAATGCTTTTCTGCAGAGCCGCCCTTGAAATGATTCAGATGGCCGAATATACCGGACAAAAGGATTTGGCGACAAAATACAGGTATTGGTATGATGAAATGAAAAAAGCCATAAATGAATGGTGCTGGGACGGAGAATGGTACATAAGGGCATTTGACGATGAGGGTAATGTCCTTGGTTCGGGTAAAAACAGATACGGGAAAATTTTCATTAACAGCCAGTCATGGGCGGTTCTTAGCATGGTTGCGCCCGAAGAATACGCTAAGAAATGCCTCGAGTCGGTTTATCGGCACCTGAACACGAAGTACGGGATAGTTAAAGTATATCCGGCATATCCGGAATATAATCCGAAAATAGGGGGCATGACCACATACCCGCCGGGGGCGAAGGAAAACGGCGGTATTTTTGCCCATACCAACCCATGGGTAATGATTGCCGAATGTATGATGGGCAACGGAAGGCGGGCTTATCAGTACTACAGGCAGATACTCCCGTTAACGCGCAATGACGACGCCGATTTGCTTGAAGTGGAACCTTACGTGTACTGCCAGAATATACTCGGAAAAGAGCATCCGCAGTTCGGAATAGGCCGTAATTCGTGGCTTACAGGCACTGCAGCATGGAATATGGTTGCGGTAAGCCAGTATATTTTGGGAATAAGACCGGAATACGACGGCCTGACGGTGGATCCGTGCATTCCGCCTGACTGGAAAGGTTTTAAAGTGAGAAGAATTTTCCGGGGTTGTGTTTACAATATCGAAGTAAGAAATCCTGAAGGCGTAAGCAGAGGTGTGAAAAAAATTGTCGTAGACGGAGTTGAAACCGACAAAATACCCGTAAAACCTGCAGGAACGGTTTGTGAATGTGTTGTTATAATGGGATGA
- a CDS encoding HD domain-containing protein — MIMLKRYFYEFTEHLLEGDKPSAYFRKIEDQDFFNNEYPFTLLSRLKNTEQNLKWHPEGNVWNHTLNVIDNGALLKEKSDDPLVFMWSCLLHDIGKPETTKLTKGRITAYDHDKAGERLAAEFLNFFGCDGYFVYKVSKMVRWHMQVLMVIKNLPQADLETMVKEVPVHEIALLAMCDRLGRGEVTREVLEEERKNIKYFLEKCMPLLNS, encoded by the coding sequence ATGATTATGCTGAAAAGGTATTTTTATGAATTTACCGAACATTTGCTTGAAGGCGACAAACCGTCGGCCTATTTCAGAAAAATTGAAGACCAGGACTTTTTCAATAATGAGTATCCGTTTACTCTTCTGAGCCGCCTTAAGAATACCGAACAAAACCTTAAATGGCACCCTGAAGGTAATGTATGGAACCATACTCTGAATGTGATTGACAACGGTGCGCTGTTAAAGGAGAAAAGCGACGACCCGCTGGTATTCATGTGGTCCTGCCTGCTGCATGACATAGGAAAGCCTGAAACAACAAAGCTGACAAAAGGCAGAATAACCGCTTATGACCACGATAAGGCCGGCGAGAGATTGGCTGCTGAATTTCTGAATTTTTTTGGCTGTGACGGCTACTTTGTATATAAAGTTTCAAAAATGGTCCGGTGGCATATGCAGGTTCTTATGGTGATAAAAAACCTGCCACAGGCCGATTTGGAGACAATGGTAAAGGAAGTGCCGGTTCACGAAATTGCGCTGCTTGCAATGTGTGACAGACTGGGTCGGGGGGAAGTGACCAGGGAGGTTCTGGAGGAGGAAAGAAAGAACATAAAGTATTTCCTGGAAAAATGCATGCCTTTGTTAAATTCGTGA
- a CDS encoding methyltransferase domain-containing protein codes for MEKEILNMDEAAELFGVSVKTFIKLLREEDVPARKIGREWRFSRKALIEWLAGGSSKMYSASEQETRQFFEDIADRWEEISSGLYDNSIVNKLIDSNLLNKDITVLDYGCGDGFISRGIASHVGKVIAMDMSVSMLDELDRKAKLQGITNILTVECEESEVPLRDGRIDLVCASMILHHVESPRNILKEFSRVLRPSGIIFIADLLPHEDEGFQEKMHDRHRGINPAELERWLLDAGFGNISMEKLPASNGNKKDIFVLTAVKMMQQGIKE; via the coding sequence TTGGAAAAGGAAATATTGAACATGGATGAAGCCGCCGAATTGTTTGGCGTAAGTGTTAAAACCTTTATAAAACTTTTAAGGGAAGAGGATGTTCCCGCGAGGAAAATAGGAAGGGAATGGCGTTTTTCAAGAAAGGCGCTTATTGAATGGCTTGCCGGCGGAAGTTCAAAGATGTATTCCGCCAGTGAGCAGGAAACCAGGCAGTTTTTTGAGGATATAGCCGACAGGTGGGAGGAAATAAGTTCAGGATTGTATGACAATTCAATCGTTAACAAGCTGATAGATTCAAACCTTTTAAATAAGGATATAACGGTATTGGACTATGGATGCGGCGACGGCTTTATTTCCAGAGGCATTGCCTCGCATGTCGGGAAAGTTATTGCAATGGATATGTCGGTATCAATGCTGGACGAGCTGGACAGGAAAGCAAAGCTTCAGGGAATTACAAACATACTTACCGTTGAATGTGAGGAGAGCGAGGTACCGCTCAGGGATGGAAGGATTGATCTGGTTTGCGCGTCGATGATACTTCATCATGTTGAAAGCCCGAGGAATATTTTAAAGGAATTCAGCCGTGTACTCAGGCCATCAGGGATTATTTTTATCGCCGATCTTCTGCCTCATGAAGATGAAGGGTTTCAGGAAAAAATGCATGACCGCCACAGGGGGATAAATCCTGCCGAGCTTGAGCGGTGGCTTCTGGACGCCGGATTCGGAAACATCAGCATGGAAAAATTGCCTGCTTCGAATGGCAATAAAAAGGATATTTTTGTACTGACCGCCGTAAAAATGATGCAGCAGGGTATAAAAGAATAA
- a CDS encoding adenosylhomocysteinase, with protein MKSIIRDISLAPSGRQKIEWAKRNMPILSAIEEEFKKTRPFEGIKISLSIHLEAKTAYLSKVLAAGGAIMAVTGSNPLSTQDDVAAALAEDGISVYSWYNATPEEYDHFIDETLNHGPQIIIDDGGDLTHALHTRKQELLPGIYGGCEETTTGILRLRAMEREGTLKFPMMAVNNAMCKHLFDNRYGTGQSVWDGINRTTNLIVAGKTVVVAGYGWCGKGVAMRAKGLGARVIVTEVDPVKAIEAVMDGFSVMTMDEASEVGDIFITVTGCNKVIVKRHFERMKDGAILCNAGHFNVEICIPDLEEISRNITETRKNITCYELYNGRRLYLLGEGRLVNLACGDGHPAEIMDMSFAVQAYAALYILEHHSELEAKVFEVPYEIDKKIAMMKLKSLGIKIDELTEEQRRYINSW; from the coding sequence ATGAAAAGCATAATCAGGGATATAAGCCTTGCCCCGAGCGGCAGGCAGAAAATAGAATGGGCAAAACGGAATATGCCTATTTTAAGCGCTATAGAAGAGGAATTTAAGAAAACCCGTCCCTTTGAGGGAATAAAGATATCACTTTCCATTCATCTGGAAGCCAAAACCGCATATCTTTCAAAAGTTCTTGCAGCCGGTGGCGCGATAATGGCTGTTACGGGAAGTAACCCCCTTTCCACACAGGACGACGTTGCGGCTGCCCTTGCAGAAGATGGTATCAGTGTTTATTCATGGTATAACGCCACGCCGGAGGAATACGATCATTTTATTGATGAAACCCTTAATCACGGCCCGCAGATAATAATAGATGACGGCGGAGATCTGACCCATGCCCTTCATACGAGAAAACAGGAGTTGCTTCCCGGCATTTACGGCGGCTGTGAGGAGACCACCACAGGGATTTTACGCCTCAGGGCAATGGAAAGGGAAGGAACGCTGAAATTCCCGATGATGGCGGTAAATAACGCCATGTGCAAGCACCTGTTTGACAACCGCTATGGAACAGGACAGTCGGTATGGGACGGAATTAACAGGACGACAAACCTCATAGTTGCGGGAAAAACGGTTGTAGTTGCCGGATACGGATGGTGCGGAAAAGGTGTTGCCATGAGGGCGAAGGGGTTAGGTGCCAGGGTTATTGTCACCGAAGTTGATCCGGTTAAGGCCATTGAAGCGGTTATGGATGGTTTCAGCGTGATGACGATGGATGAAGCCTCGGAAGTGGGAGATATTTTTATTACCGTGACAGGATGCAATAAAGTTATAGTTAAAAGGCATTTTGAGAGAATGAAGGACGGCGCAATTTTGTGTAACGCGGGACATTTTAACGTTGAAATTTGTATTCCCGATTTGGAGGAAATAAGCCGCAATATCACCGAAACAAGAAAAAACATAACCTGTTATGAATTATACAACGGCAGGAGGCTATATCTTTTGGGCGAAGGACGCCTTGTCAACCTGGCATGCGGTGATGGCCATCCTGCCGAGATTATGGACATGAGTTTTGCCGTCCAGGCATATGCCGCACTGTATATCCTCGAACATCATTCGGAGCTTGAAGCAAAGGTATTCGAGGTACCGTACGAGATTGATAAAAAAATCGCAATGATGAAGCTTAAAAGCCTGGGAATTAAGATAGACGAACTTACCGAGGAGCAGAGAAGATATATAAACAGCTGGTAA
- a CDS encoding threonine/serine ThrE exporter family protein, giving the protein MKLHEVLEIAMEAGEILLRNGAETYRVEESITRICNAYGHSCETIVLPTGIFLTVYSSGHESETSVRRIKVRTLDLTKIDRINSFSRKISSHPLPYEEAKKELEEIKALKYYPVPLQLIASTVASFAYALIFEGGLTDGIIAFAIGGLLYLLNLFMVKSGYFPFLIYFVIGFFSGFISMISEFFIPNSNAYIIIISSIIMFLPGVAMTNGIRDLLAIDTISGLTRLGEAFLTVLALGMGVWLAISTAHYII; this is encoded by the coding sequence ATGAAACTCCATGAAGTACTGGAGATAGCCATGGAAGCAGGTGAAATTCTGCTGCGTAACGGCGCTGAAACATACCGGGTTGAGGAGAGCATAACAAGAATTTGCAACGCCTATGGGCATTCCTGTGAAACCATTGTGCTTCCGACGGGTATTTTTTTAACTGTATATTCTTCCGGGCATGAATCCGAAACATCGGTACGCAGAATAAAGGTTCGTACGCTGGACCTAACGAAGATAGACCGCATAAATTCCTTTTCACGAAAAATATCATCTCACCCGTTGCCTTACGAAGAAGCGAAAAAAGAGCTTGAAGAAATAAAGGCTCTGAAATACTATCCCGTACCACTGCAGCTCATTGCGTCAACCGTAGCGTCTTTTGCCTATGCCCTTATTTTCGAGGGTGGTTTAACAGACGGGATTATCGCATTTGCAATAGGCGGGCTGCTTTATTTGCTTAACCTTTTCATGGTGAAATCGGGATATTTCCCGTTTTTGATATATTTCGTAATCGGTTTTTTCAGCGGTTTCATAAGCATGATCTCGGAATTCTTCATTCCAAACAGCAATGCCTATATCATTATAATTTCATCTATTATCATGTTCCTTCCCGGCGTGGCAATGACCAACGGCATCAGGGATCTTCTCGCCATTGATACGATAAGCGGGCTTACCAGGCTGGGTGAAGCATTCCTGACAGTACTGGCCCTTGGAATGGGAGTATGGCTTGCCATTTCGACAGCTCACTATATAATCTGA
- a CDS encoding threonine/serine exporter family protein: MRVFLSFFATLCHAISLNTDRKNLIWAGLSGTIGMLINDRLMAMFPNAALMAVFLGTAAVSVYSELMARVRKTPATIFLIPGIIPLVPGVDAYRTIQLIAEKDYTAATSYGVAAIAKACLIAFGIMTVSAVFRKINRAKRTRKEPSGP; encoded by the coding sequence ATGAGAGTTTTTCTTTCCTTTTTCGCCACATTATGCCATGCAATATCACTTAACACCGACAGAAAAAACCTGATATGGGCGGGCCTGTCGGGCACTATAGGAATGCTTATCAATGACAGGCTTATGGCCATGTTCCCAAACGCCGCACTGATGGCTGTTTTCCTCGGTACCGCTGCAGTATCGGTTTACAGTGAATTAATGGCCAGAGTAAGAAAAACTCCGGCCACAATATTTCTGATACCCGGTATCATTCCATTGGTTCCCGGAGTTGATGCATACCGCACAATTCAGCTCATCGCCGAAAAAGACTATACCGCCGCAACATCCTACGGCGTAGCTGCTATAGCCAAAGCCTGTCTGATTGCTTTCGGTATTATGACGGTCTCGGCAGTCTTCAGAAAAATAAACCGAGCCAAAAGAACAAGAAAAGAACCGTCAGGGCCATGA
- a CDS encoding purine-nucleoside phosphorylase gives MSSNYYNTLKQTSDYIRQKIHKTPYIAIVLGSGLGNLAKYMSNAIEIPYEEIPNFPRTTVAGHEGRLIFGELGGRDIVAMKGRFHYYEGWTMEQVVFPIRAFKLLGIENLILTNAAGAVNTQFRPGDLMLIKDHIGLFAENPLRGENIDELGPRFPDMSHVYDRELLEMAAECAMRIHCDIRRGIYAYTKGPSFETPSEIRALKYFGADAVGMSTVPEAIVARHMGMKVLGISCITNMAAGVLEQPLNHEEVLETGKRVEEKFAALVTEIVKSWP, from the coding sequence ATGAGTAGTAATTATTACAATACGTTGAAACAGACATCTGATTATATTCGTCAGAAAATTCACAAAACCCCGTATATCGCCATTGTTTTGGGTTCAGGGCTTGGAAACCTGGCAAAGTATATGTCCAACGCCATTGAAATACCTTATGAGGAGATACCGAATTTTCCCAGGACTACGGTTGCAGGGCATGAAGGACGGTTAATTTTCGGCGAGCTGGGCGGAAGGGATATAGTCGCGATGAAAGGCAGATTTCATTATTATGAAGGATGGACGATGGAACAGGTAGTGTTTCCGATACGCGCATTTAAGCTTCTCGGCATTGAAAACCTGATATTGACTAATGCCGCCGGTGCGGTTAATACTCAGTTCAGGCCGGGAGATTTAATGCTCATTAAGGATCACATCGGTCTGTTCGCCGAAAACCCCTTAAGAGGGGAAAACATAGATGAATTGGGCCCACGTTTTCCCGACATGTCCCATGTGTATGACAGAGAACTTCTGGAAATGGCTGCGGAATGCGCAATGCGCATTCACTGTGACATAAGAAGGGGCATTTATGCATATACGAAAGGTCCGTCTTTTGAAACCCCGTCGGAAATCAGGGCACTTAAATATTTCGGTGCTGATGCCGTGGGAATGTCCACCGTTCCGGAAGCAATTGTCGCAAGGCATATGGGAATGAAGGTGCTGGGAATATCCTGCATAACAAATATGGCGGCAGGGGTATTGGAGCAGCCGTTGAACCACGAAGAAGTTCTTGAAACCGGAAAAAGGGTTGAGGAGAAATTTGCCGCCCTTGTCACCGAAATAGTCAAATCATGGCCCTGA
- the argJ gene encoding bifunctional glutamate N-acetyltransferase/amino-acid acetyltransferase ArgJ, whose protein sequence is MGEIKLPKGFKSAGVACGIKKDGKKDLALILSESEANTAGVFTKNIVKGHSLKWTMKNIRGNKIRAVVINSGNANACVGEKGDSDAERMADLTARLAKCGKEQVLLGSTGVIGFPLPMEKIESGLQKAFSMLSTSPHDAACAIMTTDTYPKEISFDINLSGKNVTLYGMAKGSGMIHPNMATMIGVFLTDAAISKEMLQKALTEAVNKSFNRISVDGDTSVCDMVVILANGMAENEEISCENNDYATFVNALEKAAVMLSKMLVKDGEGATKLIEIRVVNAPDCETAHKITSSIAKSPLVKTAMFGQDANWGRILTAAGYSGADFNPDLVDILIGDLLVCQNGVGLNFDEEKALEILKKDEIKITVDLKIGSSEDTMWTCDFSYDYVRINGSYRT, encoded by the coding sequence ATGGGTGAAATTAAACTTCCAAAAGGGTTTAAATCAGCAGGAGTAGCCTGCGGAATAAAAAAGGACGGAAAAAAGGACCTGGCGCTGATCCTTTCCGAATCTGAAGCCAATACGGCCGGAGTGTTTACAAAAAACATCGTAAAAGGTCATTCCCTTAAATGGACAATGAAAAACATCAGGGGCAACAAAATAAGGGCAGTTGTTATTAACAGCGGCAACGCCAATGCATGCGTCGGCGAAAAAGGTGATTCTGACGCAGAGCGTATGGCCGATTTAACCGCAAGGCTCGCAAAGTGTGGCAAAGAACAGGTATTGCTTGGTTCCACCGGAGTAATTGGTTTTCCTCTTCCCATGGAGAAAATAGAATCCGGGCTTCAAAAAGCCTTCAGCATGCTCAGCACCAGTCCGCACGACGCAGCATGCGCCATAATGACCACCGATACATATCCGAAAGAGATCTCCTTTGATATAAACCTGTCAGGTAAAAATGTTACCCTGTACGGCATGGCTAAAGGCTCGGGAATGATCCATCCGAATATGGCAACAATGATAGGTGTTTTTCTCACCGACGCCGCAATTTCAAAGGAAATGCTGCAAAAAGCCTTGACGGAAGCTGTAAATAAATCTTTTAACCGCATTTCGGTTGACGGCGATACCAGTGTTTGCGACATGGTAGTCATTCTTGCGAACGGCATGGCTGAAAATGAAGAAATATCATGTGAAAACAACGATTACGCAACTTTTGTAAATGCTTTGGAAAAAGCCGCGGTCATGTTGTCAAAAATGCTTGTTAAAGACGGCGAAGGTGCAACAAAGCTGATTGAAATTCGTGTGGTTAACGCTCCCGACTGTGAAACCGCTCATAAAATCACCAGTTCAATTGCCAAGTCGCCACTTGTAAAAACCGCGATGTTTGGGCAGGATGCAAACTGGGGAAGAATACTTACCGCCGCGGGGTACTCCGGCGCAGATTTCAACCCTGATCTGGTGGATATTCTGATAGGGGATCTTTTGGTATGCCAAAACGGCGTCGGCCTTAATTTTGACGAGGAAAAAGCCCTTGAAATTTTAAAGAAAGATGAAATAAAAATAACAGTGGATTTGAAAATAGGCAGCTCAGAAGACACAATGTGGACGTGTGATTTTTCATACGATTACGTCAGAATAAACGGCTCATACAGAACATAA
- a CDS encoding chemotaxis protein CheW, whose amino-acid sequence MAIRQFVKFTVGDAEFGVEISQVREIIKLQEMVKVPDAPAYIEGLMNLRGSVLTVYNLRKRLGMQDKEFDENCKIITVYHNDLLVGFTVDSVNEIIRIDDERIEDTPASVPNVDRKFISKVVKLDENRLMIVLDLTNVFSPDEETEIREFISKNENKVLQ is encoded by the coding sequence ATGGCAATCCGTCAGTTTGTGAAATTTACTGTTGGAGATGCTGAATTTGGTGTGGAAATAAGTCAGGTAAGGGAAATAATAAAACTGCAGGAAATGGTCAAAGTTCCTGACGCCCCTGCTTATATAGAAGGGCTGATGAATCTCCGCGGAAGCGTTCTGACCGTTTACAATCTGAGGAAACGTCTTGGAATGCAGGACAAGGAATTTGACGAAAACTGCAAAATAATCACCGTATACCATAATGATTTACTTGTCGGTTTTACAGTGGATTCTGTCAATGAGATTATACGTATCGATGATGAAAGGATTGAGGATACACCTGCTTCGGTGCCCAACGTTGATCGCAAGTTTATATCAAAGGTTGTAAAACTGGATGAAAACAGGCTGATGATTGTCTTAGACCTGACCAACGTTTTCTCTCCCGACGAAGAGACAGAAATCAGAGAGTTCATCAGCAAAAATGAAAACAAAGTTTTGCAATGA
- a CDS encoding sensor domain-containing diguanylate cyclase: protein MKLGEIRVLKRKYRMISNLPVEFTRYEKVIRNFLWVAVPLLVLSDVYAGCVENAAASSYGKIVLQVALYAALITTSLLKLNYIKKNNPLSGKIYKILKYIDILLITLFVSTLRHGFSYCFITVVPVFSVCITDGFGTSMGYMMFALVTQILSLLFADFIHLNRIPELESFNILNTVFLVIYVLVFIALFRIFGIHSELYRLKEKDNQKLVAELKRKYVQLEQAKFEKQEQFEKLKEINYQLEDMNKKLASSLAEFFTLQQISQAIGSIFDMDELLKFVNDIIIGVMGVATSNIALYNKEGNRLKVQVTNISNPRERAILTDNINVPPLRECVDKGRTIIDNAVEPEKYPFTKGRNVKSLLCVPLQVKGKGYGLILIEHTIPNAFSEDNVRLLEVITQHISIAIENAKLYEQLQEYANTDSLTQVYNRSYFQKRLREEIARAKQQGYEVSIIFFDVDDFKVYNDTYGHLFGDMILKSIALTVKEAVRKDDVVARFGGEEFVVLLPHTDKETAYEKAEELRRKISEIVVCDKSDNSAISVSVSMGVSTFPTLALNEIDLLNSADEALYMAKAMGKNRVAMAKSSDTCPVSKV, encoded by the coding sequence ATGAAATTGGGAGAAATACGGGTGTTAAAAAGGAAATACCGGATGATAAGCAATTTACCGGTTGAATTCACCAGATATGAGAAAGTTATCAGAAACTTTCTATGGGTGGCTGTACCTTTATTAGTTCTGTCAGATGTGTATGCAGGATGTGTCGAAAACGCTGCCGCATCCAGCTACGGCAAGATTGTCCTTCAGGTGGCGCTGTATGCAGCATTGATTACAACTAGCTTGTTGAAACTGAACTATATAAAGAAAAACAACCCGCTGTCGGGTAAAATATACAAAATTCTGAAGTACATTGATATTCTGTTGATTACATTGTTCGTAAGTACTCTCAGACATGGATTTTCATATTGCTTTATCACCGTGGTTCCGGTATTCAGCGTATGTATTACCGATGGTTTCGGGACATCAATGGGTTATATGATGTTTGCACTGGTAACTCAGATACTGTCCTTGTTGTTTGCGGATTTTATTCATCTCAACCGCATACCCGAGCTTGAGAGCTTCAATATATTAAATACCGTATTTCTTGTTATTTATGTTCTCGTATTCATTGCGTTGTTCAGAATTTTTGGGATACACAGCGAATTATACCGGTTAAAGGAAAAGGATAACCAGAAATTGGTTGCTGAACTGAAAAGAAAATATGTACAGCTTGAGCAGGCAAAGTTTGAAAAACAGGAACAATTTGAAAAGCTGAAAGAAATAAATTACCAGCTTGAGGATATGAATAAGAAACTGGCTTCAAGCCTTGCTGAATTTTTTACTTTGCAGCAGATTTCCCAGGCCATAGGCTCGATTTTTGACATGGATGAACTTTTAAAATTTGTGAATGACATTATTATAGGCGTCATGGGAGTGGCCACTTCCAACATAGCACTTTACAACAAGGAAGGGAACAGGCTGAAGGTACAGGTTACGAATATTTCCAACCCAAGGGAACGGGCAATACTCACGGACAATATAAATGTGCCTCCGTTGAGGGAGTGTGTCGATAAAGGCAGGACGATAATTGACAATGCGGTGGAACCTGAAAAGTACCCGTTTACAAAGGGCAGAAACGTTAAATCGCTTTTATGCGTGCCTTTACAGGTCAAAGGGAAGGGATACGGGCTTATACTTATTGAACATACAATTCCGAACGCATTCAGCGAAGACAATGTAAGGCTGCTTGAGGTTATAACCCAGCATATAAGCATTGCCATTGAAAACGCAAAACTGTATGAACAGTTGCAGGAATACGCAAACACTGACAGCCTGACGCAGGTTTATAACAGGTCGTATTTCCAGAAGAGGCTGCGTGAGGAAATAGCCCGTGCGAAGCAGCAAGGATACGAAGTATCGATTATATTTTTCGATGTTGATGATTTCAAAGTTTATAATGATACATACGGGCATCTGTTTGGTGACATGATACTGAAATCGATAGCATTGACGGTAAAGGAAGCCGTGAGGAAAGACGACGTTGTCGCGCGTTTCGGAGGGGAAGAATTTGTTGTGCTTCTTCCCCATACAGACAAGGAAACGGCTTATGAAAAAGCCGAAGAACTTCGCAGGAAAATATCCGAAATTGTGGTTTGCGATAAAAGTGACAATTCAGCCATATCGGTATCAGTAAGCATGGGTGTTTCCACTTTCCCAACGCTGGCACTGAACGAGATTGATCTTCTGAACAGTGCCGATGAAGCTCTGTATATGGCAAAGGCAATGGGAAAGAATCGCGTGGCCATGGCCAAATCATCAGACACCTGTCCGGTTTCAAAAGTCTGA